One window of Flavobacteriales bacterium genomic DNA carries:
- a CDS encoding DUF551 domain-containing protein, with protein sequence MSQPWIPCTERLPADGQRVLCWLPGNSVHLQGLAEKEERNVVILRFAEDWFIKNPSKTGRKTHRHFWLGEGSSNCFFEQVTHWKALPDGPGTV encoded by the coding sequence ATGAGCCAGCCCTGGATCCCGTGCACGGAACGCCTCCCGGCCGATGGCCAACGTGTGCTCTGCTGGTTGCCCGGCAATTCCGTGCATTTGCAGGGACTCGCGGAAAAAGAGGAACGCAACGTGGTGATCCTTCGCTTCGCCGAGGATTGGTTCATCAAGAACCCCAGCAAGACCGGCAGAAAGACCCACCGCCATTTCTGGTTAGGCGAAGGGAGCAGCAATTGCTTCTTTGAGCAGGTCACGCATTGGAAAGCGCTGCCGGATGGCCCTGGCACCGTGTGA
- a CDS encoding insulinase family protein, with the protein MNRQRKTMKSPLLHTLALAATLLTPAVMTAQVDRTKAPPAGPAPEVHLGEHKSFLLDNGMRVIIVENHKIPIVTAQVRFDIPPIMQGDIAGYQDLVGELLTSGTARHSKEQIDELVDGLGAQLAGSNDGIYASSLKRNFTQVMDLLYEVVSSANFPNDEFEKAKTRMMSQIGARADDPDQIASVVGHALTFGKNYPHGEVTTEATMGKADRDDVYQYYRYFFQPKQGYLVLVGDITAKEGEAMAKKYFGTWKGAEVPVTKDEQGHDVVKDLGPIIPAGAQPRLPKDVRVAFVDRPGSAQSVIKVLFPVDLKPNDPMATQAQVLNTILGGGVFNARLMQNLREDKGYTYGAYSSLDADRWCGSFSAGCSVRNDVTDSAAVQIMDEITKIRTSPVTADELSLAKNNMAGSFARALEDPRTVARFALNTYLNDLPEDHYETYLKRLDKVTVADVQKAAERFMHPDSATILVVGDKEQVAEKLKPLSTIGRVFLYDVNGDIVREDRTEGATPAPAGMTAQVVMDAYIKAIGGKAVEKVKDLKKEYTTKVQGMDATMTEYNKVPNKYAMEMKMGEMLLQKLVFDGERGKVSGMGGEKELIDTDLDEVRGSAYAFPELHYAEMEQVAKLMGIVDIDGAKAYRLNVKTLAGGQFDEYYDTTSGLKIRKKEFQSQEGAGGFQVITDYADYAPEGGVLFPHTLKQKGGMDMTLTATKISVNQGIADSVFSVE; encoded by the coding sequence ATGAACCGCCAACGGAAGACCATGAAAAGCCCCTTGCTTCATACCCTTGCGCTGGCCGCAACCCTCCTTACACCGGCCGTGATGACCGCACAAGTGGACCGTACAAAAGCTCCTCCGGCAGGACCGGCACCCGAGGTACATCTCGGCGAACACAAAAGCTTCTTGCTGGATAACGGCATGCGCGTGATCATCGTGGAGAACCATAAGATCCCCATCGTCACCGCCCAGGTCCGCTTTGATATCCCGCCCATCATGCAGGGCGATATCGCAGGCTACCAAGACCTCGTGGGCGAGCTCCTCACCAGTGGGACCGCACGGCACAGCAAGGAACAGATCGATGAACTGGTGGACGGGCTCGGTGCCCAGTTGGCCGGGTCCAATGACGGTATCTACGCCAGCAGCCTGAAGCGGAACTTCACGCAGGTGATGGACCTGCTGTACGAGGTCGTCTCCAGTGCCAACTTCCCCAACGACGAGTTCGAGAAGGCGAAGACCCGGATGATGTCCCAGATCGGTGCCCGCGCGGACGACCCGGACCAGATCGCCTCCGTGGTAGGGCATGCACTGACCTTCGGCAAGAACTATCCCCATGGGGAAGTGACCACCGAGGCCACCATGGGCAAGGCCGACCGCGACGACGTATACCAATACTACCGGTACTTCTTCCAGCCTAAGCAGGGCTATCTGGTACTGGTCGGCGACATCACCGCCAAGGAAGGAGAGGCCATGGCCAAGAAATACTTCGGCACGTGGAAGGGCGCCGAGGTGCCTGTCACCAAGGACGAGCAGGGCCATGACGTGGTAAAGGATCTTGGCCCCATCATACCGGCGGGCGCACAACCAAGGCTGCCGAAGGATGTGCGTGTGGCCTTCGTGGACCGCCCCGGGAGCGCGCAGAGCGTGATCAAGGTGCTCTTCCCCGTAGACCTGAAGCCGAACGACCCCATGGCCACACAGGCCCAGGTGCTCAATACCATCCTCGGTGGCGGTGTCTTCAACGCACGCCTGATGCAGAACCTGCGGGAGGACAAAGGCTACACTTATGGGGCTTATTCAAGCCTCGATGCGGACCGCTGGTGCGGGAGCTTCAGTGCAGGCTGCAGCGTGCGCAACGACGTGACCGACAGCGCGGCGGTACAGATCATGGACGAGATCACCAAGATCCGCACATCGCCCGTGACCGCGGATGAACTTTCCTTGGCGAAGAACAACATGGCCGGCAGCTTTGCGCGTGCCTTGGAAGATCCCCGCACCGTGGCGCGCTTCGCGCTGAACACATACCTCAACGACCTGCCAGAAGACCACTATGAGACTTATCTGAAGCGCCTGGACAAGGTGACCGTGGCCGATGTACAAAAAGCCGCTGAGCGCTTCATGCACCCCGACAGTGCGACCATCCTCGTGGTGGGCGACAAGGAGCAGGTGGCGGAAAAGCTGAAGCCCTTGAGCACCATCGGACGTGTTTTCCTGTATGACGTCAACGGGGACATTGTCCGCGAGGACAGGACCGAAGGGGCCACACCGGCACCGGCAGGCATGACCGCACAGGTTGTTATGGACGCTTATATCAAGGCGATCGGTGGCAAGGCCGTGGAGAAGGTGAAAGACCTCAAGAAGGAATACACCACCAAGGTGCAAGGCATGGACGCCACGATGACCGAATACAACAAAGTGCCGAACAAGTATGCCATGGAAATGAAGATGGGCGAAATGCTCCTCCAGAAGCTTGTGTTCGACGGGGAACGGGGCAAGGTGAGCGGCATGGGGGGCGAAAAGGAGCTGATCGATACCGACCTCGATGAGGTGCGCGGTAGTGCGTATGCCTTCCCGGAGCTGCACTATGCCGAAATGGAGCAGGTCGCCAAGCTGATGGGCATCGTGGACATCGATGGAGCGAAAGCCTACCGCCTCAACGTGAAAACGCTGGCCGGTGGGCAGTTCGATGAGTACTACGACACCACCTCCGGCTTGAAGATCCGCAAGAAGGAGTTCCAATCTCAGGAAGGTGCCGGTGGCTTCCAAGTGATCACCGACTATGCCGATTACGCACCGGAAGGCGGCGTGTTGTTCCCGCACACCCTCAAGCAGAAGGGAGGCATGGACATGACCTTGACCGCTACAAAGATCAGCGTGAACCAAGGCATTGCCGATTCCGTGTTCAGCGTGGAGTAA
- a CDS encoding insulinase family protein: MRTIITLTACTMASITAVAQTRDIQFSEFDLPNGLHVILHEDHSTPIVAVGVMYHVGSKDEARDRRGFAHFFEHLLFEGSDNIGRGEYAKYVEKAGGVLNANTTGDRTYYYEVLPSNQLDLGLWLESERMMHAKVEDKGIETQREVVKEERRQRYENQPYGSILPEVLKRAYTEHPYQWPTIGYMEDLNAATEKDYKNFYKTFYVPNNAVLVLAGDFDPKKATTDLKKYFEGIPKGGEIARNKVVEPSMKGEVRDTVFDKIQLPAVVQAYRIPALGTSDFYAVDMLNRLLSNGNSSRLVKNVKDAEQKAVFVGSFSLPFEDPGLAIAFAVANMGVAPDSLEASMDRQFAAVRDEPVPETELEKLKVQIETEHATDNSRVAGIANNLANAYTFLGGTDKVNTEVQQYLAVTAADLQRVARKYFVPENRVVLYYLPMNQKK; encoded by the coding sequence ATGAGAACGATCATCACTCTAACAGCCTGTACGATGGCATCCATCACCGCCGTGGCCCAGACCCGCGATATCCAATTCAGCGAGTTCGACCTGCCCAACGGCCTTCACGTCATCCTCCACGAGGACCACAGCACCCCCATCGTGGCCGTGGGCGTGATGTACCACGTGGGCAGCAAGGACGAAGCCCGGGACCGCCGTGGGTTCGCGCACTTCTTCGAGCATCTGCTCTTTGAGGGATCGGACAATATCGGTCGCGGCGAATACGCCAAATACGTGGAGAAGGCAGGCGGTGTGCTCAATGCCAACACCACCGGGGACCGCACCTACTACTACGAAGTGCTGCCCAGCAACCAATTGGACCTGGGCCTTTGGCTTGAGAGCGAACGCATGATGCACGCCAAGGTGGAGGACAAGGGCATCGAAACGCAACGTGAGGTGGTGAAGGAGGAGCGCCGCCAGCGCTATGAGAACCAGCCCTACGGGAGCATCCTTCCGGAAGTGCTCAAGCGCGCATACACCGAACATCCGTACCAGTGGCCCACCATCGGCTACATGGAGGACCTGAACGCGGCGACCGAGAAGGACTACAAGAATTTCTATAAGACCTTCTACGTGCCCAATAATGCCGTGCTTGTGCTGGCAGGCGATTTTGACCCCAAGAAGGCCACAACGGATCTGAAGAAGTATTTCGAAGGCATCCCCAAGGGCGGCGAGATCGCACGCAACAAGGTGGTTGAGCCGTCGATGAAAGGGGAGGTCCGGGACACGGTCTTCGATAAGATCCAGTTGCCCGCCGTGGTACAGGCCTATCGGATACCAGCCCTCGGAACCTCCGATTTCTATGCCGTGGACATGCTCAACCGCTTGCTGAGCAATGGCAACAGCAGCCGCTTGGTGAAGAATGTGAAGGACGCCGAGCAAAAGGCGGTCTTCGTGGGTTCGTTCAGCCTTCCTTTCGAAGACCCCGGCTTGGCCATTGCCTTTGCCGTGGCCAATATGGGAGTGGCCCCGGACAGCCTTGAGGCCAGCATGGACCGCCAGTTCGCCGCGGTACGGGATGAACCGGTGCCTGAGACAGAGCTGGAAAAGCTGAAAGTGCAGATCGAGACCGAACATGCCACGGACAACAGCCGCGTGGCCGGCATCGCCAACAACTTGGCCAACGCATACACGTTCCTGGGCGGAACGGACAAGGTGAACACCGAGGTGCAACAGTACCTCGCCGTCACCGCCGCCGATCTGCAACGGGTCGCCCGCAAATATTTCGTCCCAGAGAACCGGGTGGTGCTGTACTACCTGCCCATGAACCAGAAGAAATGA